In a genomic window of Mageeibacillus indolicus UPII9-5:
- a CDS encoding 6-phosphofructokinase has protein sequence MSELRGNAIFGQSGGPTSVINSSAAGVITEALKQKGVIDKVYGAANGIVGILHENFFDMGQEDPEELMLLKTTPSSALGSCRYKLADAEVDDTDYKRILEVFKAYNIRYFFYNGGNDSMDTCNKISKYLQKAGYECRVMGVPKTIDNDLFGTDHCPGFASAAKYIATSIMEVYLDARVYDIGMITFIEIMGRNAGWLTAASALAGYKGYGPDLIYLPEVDFDLEKMTEDVERIYKQTGKVIVAVSEGVKTKEGKFIPELVGEVKVDAFGHKQMGGTASVLANYITQKINCKVRAIELSLLQRCAAHCASKTDVEESFLSGQTAVQAAVRGETDKMVAFKRAAGKEYKCEIVLLPLDQVANTEKRVPAEWITPAGNYVTDDFVKYALPLIAGESSSPKEDGLPRFARLKKVLATK, from the coding sequence ATGTCAGAATTAAGAGGTAATGCAATTTTCGGCCAATCCGGCGGACCCACTTCGGTCATCAATTCAAGCGCAGCCGGAGTTATTACGGAAGCGCTTAAACAAAAGGGTGTAATTGATAAAGTTTACGGGGCGGCCAACGGTATCGTAGGCATTTTGCACGAGAACTTTTTTGATATGGGGCAAGAAGACCCGGAAGAGTTGATGCTGCTTAAGACTACGCCTTCATCGGCACTTGGATCATGCCGTTACAAATTGGCTGATGCTGAAGTTGATGATACAGACTATAAACGTATACTTGAAGTTTTTAAGGCCTATAATATCCGTTACTTCTTTTATAACGGTGGCAACGATTCAATGGATACCTGCAACAAAATTTCCAAATATTTGCAAAAAGCCGGTTACGAATGCCGTGTTATGGGCGTACCTAAAACGATCGACAATGATTTGTTCGGCACGGATCATTGCCCGGGCTTTGCTTCTGCGGCAAAATACATTGCGACATCAATCATGGAAGTTTATCTGGACGCCCGTGTTTACGATATAGGAATGATTACTTTCATTGAAATAATGGGGCGCAATGCTGGCTGGCTTACGGCAGCTTCGGCTTTGGCTGGCTATAAGGGTTATGGGCCTGATCTGATTTATCTGCCAGAAGTTGATTTCGATTTGGAAAAGATGACTGAAGATGTTGAGCGCATTTATAAACAAACCGGCAAGGTTATTGTAGCGGTTTCGGAAGGCGTCAAAACTAAAGAAGGCAAATTTATTCCGGAATTGGTCGGTGAGGTAAAAGTTGATGCTTTCGGCCACAAACAAATGGGCGGTACCGCCAGCGTATTAGCCAACTACATTACGCAAAAAATCAACTGCAAAGTCAGAGCGATTGAATTGTCTTTGTTACAAAGATGCGCCGCTCATTGCGCTTCCAAGACTGACGTTGAAGAATCTTTCCTGTCTGGACAAACTGCCGTACAGGCGGCCGTTCGCGGCGAAACCGACAAAATGGTCGCGTTCAAACGGGCTGCAGGCAAAGAGTATAAATGTGAAATCGTCTTACTACCTTTAGACCAGGTAGCTAATACCGAAAAAAGGGTCCCGGCGGAGTGGATTACCCCGGCCGGTAATTATGTGACGGACGACTTTGTCAAATATGCTTTGCCGCTGATCGCCGGTGAATCATCATCACCTAAGGAAGACGGCTTACCGAGATTTGCTCGTCTGAAAAAAGTTTTGGCAACTAAGTAA
- a CDS encoding response regulator transcription factor, with protein sequence MAKGPHILICDDDPVVHESLSLYFDNEGFKHSSAYNGSEAIEHFHSDNPDLIVLDMMMPEMNGVDVCREIRRMSNVPIIMLTAKSEEIDKVVCLEIGADDYITKPFSVREVVARIKAVLRRITETPVTSSDCLKLPDLELTPFNYQVKVRGEVVPFTPKEFEILYMLASNPGKVISREDIMQKIWGYNYEGDLRTIDTHVKRIRQKINVDNAKWALSTVYGLGYKFETVGKV encoded by the coding sequence ATGGCAAAAGGTCCACACATACTTATCTGTGACGATGATCCGGTTGTTCATGAGTCTTTGTCACTATATTTCGATAATGAAGGTTTTAAGCATAGTTCCGCTTATAATGGCAGTGAAGCGATTGAGCATTTTCACAGTGACAATCCAGATCTTATAGTTTTGGATATGATGATGCCTGAGATGAACGGCGTTGACGTTTGTCGTGAAATTAGACGTATGAGTAATGTCCCTATTATCATGCTTACAGCTAAAAGTGAAGAGATTGATAAAGTTGTTTGTTTGGAAATAGGTGCCGACGACTATATAACCAAGCCTTTCAGTGTACGGGAGGTTGTCGCCAGAATCAAGGCGGTATTGCGCCGCATCACTGAAACCCCCGTAACCAGTTCCGACTGCTTAAAGCTGCCTGATCTAGAACTCACTCCCTTTAACTACCAAGTTAAAGTGCGAGGTGAAGTCGTTCCGTTCACACCTAAAGAATTTGAAATACTTTATATGTTGGCCAGCAACCCCGGCAAAGTCATAAGTCGCGAGGATATTATGCAAAAAATTTGGGGATATAATTATGAAGGTGACTTACGCACAATCGATACTCATGTCAAGCGTATTCGTCAAAAAATAAATGTTGACAATGCCAAGTGGGCTTTGTCAACCGTATACGGATTAGGTTACAAATTTGAGACTGTCGGGAAAGTATAA
- a CDS encoding HAMP domain-containing histidine kinase, translated as MRLSGKYKLSDFRKSFVLSRTFILLIMAIVFSAVLILVWYNFMNRHYHNRAIINELTQKAQVVGRETALYENGTISADAFNHFLRTAPDLLQTGIAMDMNKDVTWSTPRRPSNAKWSPEDLSLLNNHIGTFVDSIQAKQKVIFTTKLGKENNGDTVICVGVPILSITKDDRPEEVLGGIYAFRSMDDYQTSSSPIIISFLASFLLTLSMMAFPAYYYITLIVRPLLQIRDVAKGISDGDLSKRAEINSQAEFGELATSINQMADHLQLNIADLEAESNRLQQILNGLNEGIIAYTAKLHLAHLNPVFREYFSECQNLELGSSINDLPVEDIREAINEAVATGTTQYITISVGELLLFGQLLLLHSADKTFQGVVGLFRDVTKEQQLEQTRRDYVSNVSHELKTPLTAIRCMVEPIIDGLIKDPDRLQRYYHIIYDEVLRMARLIDDMLELSRLQSGKAVIELEPCQLQTLLENLYAKFSSVAKEKQINFALELPNCNLPLAYVNPDRIEQIIYVFLDNASKFTPPGGDIILRAALKDDRIIIVVQDTGKGIAAEDKAHVFERFYKADKSHGSIGTGLGLSIVKEITEKTGEKVWVESELGHGAAFYISVAVYNNQDACPIDKPLSGSGGAANKIGADLSSHTSSDEANNAE; from the coding sequence TTGAGACTGTCGGGAAAGTATAAACTGTCGGATTTTCGCAAAAGTTTTGTATTAAGTCGCACATTTATTCTTCTGATAATGGCGATTGTATTTTCGGCTGTCCTGATTTTGGTCTGGTACAACTTTATGAACCGCCATTATCACAATCGTGCGATCATTAATGAGTTGACACAAAAAGCTCAGGTTGTCGGCCGGGAAACTGCATTATATGAGAACGGCACAATTTCAGCTGATGCATTCAACCATTTTTTGCGCACGGCACCTGATCTGTTGCAGACAGGTATTGCCATGGATATGAACAAGGACGTCACTTGGAGCACGCCTCGCCGCCCCTCAAACGCAAAATGGTCACCTGAGGATCTATCTTTGTTGAATAATCATATCGGCACATTCGTTGACTCAATTCAAGCTAAACAAAAGGTTATTTTCACCACTAAACTCGGCAAAGAAAATAACGGCGACACCGTAATTTGTGTCGGGGTACCAATTTTATCAATCACCAAAGATGACCGCCCGGAAGAGGTTTTAGGCGGTATATATGCATTTCGCTCCATGGATGATTATCAAACATCATCATCACCAATTATAATATCTTTTTTGGCCTCGTTTTTACTTACCTTAAGCATGATGGCGTTTCCAGCTTATTACTATATAACTTTGATTGTCCGCCCTCTGTTGCAGATAAGAGATGTGGCCAAAGGAATTTCTGACGGTGATCTGTCAAAACGAGCAGAAATTAACAGTCAGGCGGAATTTGGCGAGCTGGCCACATCAATCAACCAGATGGCCGATCATTTGCAATTAAACATCGCCGACTTGGAAGCCGAATCCAATCGCCTGCAGCAAATACTTAACGGGTTGAATGAGGGAATCATAGCCTACACTGCCAAATTGCATTTAGCGCATTTGAACCCTGTCTTTCGAGAATATTTTTCAGAATGTCAGAACCTGGAACTCGGCAGTTCTATCAACGATTTACCGGTAGAAGATATTCGGGAAGCAATCAATGAAGCTGTAGCGACCGGAACAACTCAATACATTACAATTTCAGTCGGTGAACTGTTGTTGTTCGGGCAATTGCTGCTCCTGCATAGTGCAGACAAAACTTTCCAAGGAGTAGTAGGTCTATTCCGTGATGTCACCAAAGAACAACAGTTAGAGCAAACACGGCGGGACTATGTTTCAAACGTTTCTCACGAATTGAAAACTCCCCTTACAGCTATTCGTTGTATGGTTGAACCGATTATCGATGGTCTAATCAAGGATCCAGACCGTTTGCAACGCTATTACCACATTATTTATGACGAAGTATTGCGGATGGCGCGGTTGATTGACGATATGCTTGAGCTTTCACGTTTGCAATCTGGCAAAGCAGTTATCGAGCTAGAGCCTTGTCAGTTGCAAACTTTGCTTGAAAATCTGTATGCCAAATTTTCATCTGTAGCCAAAGAAAAGCAAATTAACTTTGCCTTAGAATTGCCTAACTGCAATCTGCCTTTAGCATATGTTAACCCAGATCGTATCGAACAGATAATCTACGTATTTTTGGATAATGCCAGCAAGTTTACGCCTCCCGGCGGAGACATTATTTTGCGAGCAGCCCTCAAAGATGATCGCATAATAATTGTTGTACAAGATACTGGCAAAGGTATCGCAGCTGAAGACAAAGCACATGTTTTTGAACGTTTTTACAAGGCCGATAAATCGCACGGTTCCATAGGTACAGGTTTGGGGCTTTCTATTGTCAAAGAAATAACAGAAAAAACCGGAGAAAAAGTGTGGGTCGAAAGCGAGTTGGGGCATGGAGCGGCTTTCTACATCTCAGTTGCCGTCTATAACAACCAAGATGCTTGTCCGATCGACAAACCATTGTCTGGCTCTGGCGGAGCGGCAAATAAAATTGGTGCCGACTTGTCCAGCCATACATCATCTGACGAAGCAAACAATGCTGAATGA
- a CDS encoding pseudouridine synthase, with protein sequence MLNDLNGLTSTEKSGRSYEIENEIEIMAAKIRINKYIAGLGIASRRAADELLADGRITINGETAGLGEMVDPQSDRIELDGRPLKVECAPLPYAPYGKASPPRLTSKDDNQATSNYPQRVYIALNKPKGIVCTTDSREPENITEYMNFPIRIFPIGRLDKASSGLLLLTNDGSIVNRILRAHNHHEKEYRVEVDKPLTEAALQTMRTGVPILGVVTLPCRIKLLNPTTMTIILTQGLNRQIRRMCEYCGYKVVKLERRRIMNITLGKMPVGAWRYLTYPELSQLDELLIGSSESASLQQKMSTVQSRSSGNSGDSGS encoded by the coding sequence ATGCTGAATGACCTTAATGGACTAACGAGTACGGAAAAATCAGGCCGATCTTACGAAATTGAAAATGAGATAGAAATAATGGCAGCAAAAATTAGAATTAATAAATATATTGCCGGTTTAGGCATCGCTTCTCGACGAGCAGCAGATGAACTATTGGCTGACGGCAGGATAACAATCAACGGGGAAACTGCCGGTTTGGGGGAAATGGTTGATCCACAGTCAGATAGAATTGAACTTGACGGTCGTCCATTAAAAGTTGAATGCGCGCCTTTACCTTATGCGCCTTACGGTAAAGCATCTCCTCCCCGCTTAACTTCAAAAGATGACAATCAGGCGACGTCCAATTATCCCCAACGTGTTTATATTGCCTTGAATAAGCCGAAGGGTATTGTCTGTACTACCGATTCGCGTGAACCGGAAAACATAACTGAATACATGAATTTCCCTATCCGTATTTTCCCGATCGGAAGGCTTGATAAAGCTTCAAGTGGCTTGCTTTTGCTCACCAACGACGGTAGTATTGTCAACCGAATATTGCGGGCACACAACCACCATGAAAAAGAATACCGCGTAGAAGTTGACAAGCCGCTCACTGAGGCAGCTTTGCAAACTATGCGTACCGGCGTACCAATTTTAGGGGTTGTAACGCTTCCCTGCCGCATCAAGCTGCTCAATCCGACAACTATGACAATCATCTTGACCCAGGGGTTAAATCGTCAAATCCGTCGCATGTGTGAATATTGCGGCTATAAGGTAGTAAAATTGGAACGTCGCCGGATCATGAATATAACTTTGGGCAAAATGCCCGTCGGAGCTTGGCGATATTTAACTTACCCAGAGTTAAGTCAGTTAGATGAGTTATTAATCGGCTCAAGCGAGTCCGCCTCCCTTCAGCAAAAAATGTCAACCGTGCAAAGCAGGAGTTCAGGCAATTCAGGCGATTCAGGCAGCTAG